The proteins below come from a single Haemorhous mexicanus isolate bHaeMex1 chromosome 20, bHaeMex1.pri, whole genome shotgun sequence genomic window:
- the BPTF gene encoding nucleosome-remodeling factor subunit BPTF isoform X6, translating to MRGRRGRPPKQQQPAAAAAPASAPAPAGPIGGLRSRQRGSSRGRWAAAAQAETAGPKQKGAGAAQASSPAAAASPRGGGKRKAGGGGSSTPGGGGSGGKGRGRAGAAGAGGGGGAGGSCNSQGRAASSRRSISKVVYDDHESEEEEESMVSEEEEEEGDPEDNQDSEEEEEEIMEEEDDDDSDYPEEMEDEDDASYCTESSFRSHSTYSSTPGRRRQRAHRPRSPILEEKDIPPLEFPKSSEDLMVPSEHIMNVIAIYEVLRNFGTVLRLSPFRFEDFCAALVSQEQCTLMAEMHIVLLKAVLREEDTSNTTFGPADLKDSVNSTLYFIDGMTWPEVLRVYCESDKEYHHVLPYQETEDYPYGPVENKIKVLQFLVDQFLTTNIAREELMSEGVIQYDDHCRVCHKLGDLLCCETCSAVYHLECVKPPLEEVPEDEWQCEVCVAHQVPGVTDCVAEIQKNKPYIRHEPIGYDRHRRKYWFLNRRIIIEEDSESEKDKKIWYYSTKIQLAELIECLDKDYWEADLCKTLDEMREEVHRHMDVTEDLTNKARGSNKSFLSAANDEILDIIRARKGEIVEDKNTGDEEAEKAKSDVDNDQTDAERDKEESGDQDKIEETQSEQDVEKEKTEEATVVGDKSNSVTSSTDDSTTNPSAGENSCSEGKDAVGCQSETLDSNNVAEKKVASELPLELSEETGQMIPSSGSAAPPQADVENSSVSELGSGQNDSIKTLDDAENAERGSQASEDIGEKSNGDRSDSPGAGKGTPGSTRMLTRLRNPDSKLSQMKSQQVAAAANEANKLYKETREVLVVNSQGEVSRVSTKKDVVIKGNINNYFKLGQEGKYRVYHNQYATNSFALNKHQHREDHDKRRHLSHKFCLTPAGEFKWNGSVHGSKVLTISTLRLTIIQLENNIPASFLHPNWASHRSNWIKAVQMCSKPREFALALAILECAIKPVVMLPIWRESLGHTRLRRMTAIEREEKEKVKKKERKQEEEETMQQATWVKYTFPVKHQVWKQKGEEYRVTGYGGWSWISKTHVHRFMPKLPGNTNANYRKLLSTKSEDEKCNLDKRKGTAKVKPERDRAKDSRDLQAKDKADVSETLEKVQVKEEKLREDKLEVDTVSENLGHAKDTVEKDMDGENDKVIKEEPMDVDDVKIESSIKDEESHCKRDIINVSEGFHLRTCYKRKVKSSKLDGLLERRIKQFTLEEKQRLEKMRLEAGAKTGGIRSVSPQKNTDELQARNGKEGSQFGSPSQDQSYISDKTQAEDAEQDCLPISSISSTKTGDEDESFLPLSNRLSKEGQLLDENSPQSSEGDSSVQNDGRENNPAPSTADKCQGQEALGESESSLVDGLKQTSAEGRIKWDGSETTEKSLKQKLPITRVSQRELENLGPVVPESSCRRDAVGTLEKSDSEGNSEQQSKDPENNCMIKSHMETMSSQESEMEEEIAPVKTESKSEKMIFHQKSANKDLEPFKTGLISERNLESQSLEHMDGENDNKDILSSKLTEANGRKKGQELKVETGTMNKYLDQTNVNTITDKKNNIDEETETEKEKSSFQMNGKDNDIKALSHDDCLVKNACEAKAGGDIEPKVNNINKAIPEHEIKPLTFKESSVKPFMNGDIMGEDTKDKNNVDSKSHLQSSPESESGESPADEVPKCMQKSEENQLSPERSASVGSASLPTQPVCKENNLNSETESMETEASEEKKVAPSPVTSCEESSLSSHFADQNGVQAYKMENINGESKMKTVITEVTTTTSTVSTESKTVFKVAETGAASDERTTVVSSTENCAISTVTTTTTVTKLTTPASESNSDVISVQEHSKTVVTTTVTDSLTTPEGTLVTSMTVSKEYSTKDKVKLMKFTRPKKTRSGTALPSYRKFVTKSSKKSIFVLPNDDLKKLARRGGIREVPYFNYNAKPALDIWPYPSPRPTFGITWRYRLQTVKSLAGVSLMLRLLWACLKWDDMAAKAPPGGGTTRTETTETEITTTEIIKRRDVGPYGIRSEYCIRKVICPIGVPEAPKETPTPQRKGLRSSALRPKRPETPKQTGPVIMETWVAEEELELWEIRAFAERVEKEKAQAVEQQAKVSEQKKAEEFKAQLEAQLKHQRLAAQQKRLEQQKQIPAGGVVPAATTASSTAATVSTPQKVVVGPLTGPVPTGTKVVLTTKVGSPATVTFQQNKNFHQTFATWVKQGQSSTGVVQVQQKVLGIIPSTTGASQTFTSFQPRTATVTIRPNTTGTLGTTSTSQVVQGTPLRPGMTVIRTPLQQSTLGKAIIRTPVVVQQGILPASQTQQVVTQIIRGQPVSTAVSSTSTASSSTGQKTITSSGTAPQQVQPQTPAPPPRPQQGQVKLTMAQLTQLTQGQGGSQGLTVVIQGQGQTTGQLQLIPQGVTVIPGPGQQLMQAAMPNGTIQRFLFTPLPAAATTASTTTTTVSTSTSAAGEAKPALQAPPAPAVPAGQGQPQGQPTAQPAGPQPQGAQAEAQSQPEAPGDSAAPPEAQPSKSPAQSPAQAPGLSPAPGPMQPPPAGLAPGQAQAQHPAQVVMKQNAVIEHLKQKKTLTPAEREENQRMIVCNQVMKYILDKIDKEEKQAAKKRKREESVEQKRSKQNATKLSALLFKHKEQLKAEILKKRALLDKDLQIEVQEELKKDLTKIKKEKERAQAAAAAAAAAAAAAAAAAPPPPPPVPPAPPQLPAASVTSSSSTTVPVPVSSQKRKREEEKDSSASKSKKKKMISTTSKETKKDTKLYCICKTPYDESKFYIGCDLCTNWYHGECVGITEKEAKKMDVYICNECKRAQEGSSEELYCICRTPYDESQFYIGCDRCQNWYHGRCVGILQSEADLIDEYVCPQCQSTEDAMTVLSPLTDKDYEGLRRVLRSLQAHKMAWPFLEPVDPNDAPDYYGVIKEPMDLATMEERILKRYYKKVTEFVADMTKIFDNCRYYNPSDSPFYQCAEVLESFFVQKLKGFKASRSHNNKLQSTAS from the exons GTAGGAGAAGACAGAGAGCACATCGTCCTCGTTCTCCAATATTGGAAGAAAAAGATATCCCACCCTTGGAGTTTCCTAAATCCTCAGAGGACTTAATGGTGCCTAGTGAGCATATAATGAATGTTATTGCCATCTATGAGGTACTAAGGAACTTTGGCACTGTTTTGCGCCTCTCTCCTTTTCGTTTTGAGGacttctgtgctgctctggtaAGTCAAGAGCAGTGCACACTTATGGCAGAGATGCATATAGTGCTGTTAAAAGCAGTTTTACGTGAAGAAGACACTTCAAATACTACCTTTGGACCTGCTGACCTCAAAGATAGCGTTAATTCCACTTTGTATTTCATAGATGGAATGACGTGGCCAGAGGTTCTGCGGGTATATTGTGAGAGTGACAAGGAATACCATCATGTTCTTCCTTACCAAGAGACAGAGGACTATCCTTATGGACCAGTAGAGAATAAAATCAAAGTTCTGCAGTTCTTAGTGGATCAGTTTCTTACCACAAACATTGCACGTGAGGAGTTAATGTCAGAAGGTGTTATTCAGTATGATGATCATTGTAGGGTTTGTCACAAACTCGGGGATTTGCTTTGCTGTGAGACTTGCTCGGCCGTGTACCACTTGGAGTGTGTGAAGCCCCCCCTGGAGGAGGTGCCCGAAGACGAGTGGCAGTGCGAGGTCTGCGTGGCACATCAGGTGCCTGGAGTGACTGACTGTGTGGCTGAaatccaaaaaaacaaaccGTACATCCGCCACGAGCCCATCGGCTACGACAGGCACCGGCGGAAATACTGGTTCCTCAACAGGAGGATCATCAT AGAGGAAGATTCAGAAAGTGAGAAGGATAAGAAAATCTGGTACTACAGCACAAAGATCCAGCTGGCAGAGTTGATTGAATGCCTGGACAAGGATTACTGGGAGGCTGACCTATGCAAAACCCTAGACGAGATGCGTGAAGAAGTTCATCGGCACATGGATGTGACAGAGGACCTTACAAACAAAGCAAGGGGCAGCAACAAGTCTTTCCTTTCTGCAGCAAATG ATGAAATTTTGGACATTATCAGagcaagaaaaggagaaatagtGGAAGATAAAAACACAGGAGAtgaggaagcagaaaaggccaAAAGTGATGTTGATAATGACCAGACAGATGCTGAGAGAGACAAGGAAGAATCTGGAGACCAAGATAAAATTGAGGAAACACAGAGTGAGCAAGatgtggaaaaagagaaaacagaag AGGCAACAGTCGTTGGGGATAAAAGTAACTCTGTGACCTCCAGCACTGATGACAGCACCACAAATCCTTCTGCAGGAGAGAATAGTTGCTCTGAAGGGAAGGACGCAGTGGGGTGTCAGTCAGAAACCCTTGATAGCAACAACGTGGCAGAGAAGAAGGTGGCATCAGAGCTCCCTCTGGAACTCTCAG AAGAAACTGGTCAGATGATCCCCAGCAGTGGTTCTGCTGCACCTCCACAGGCAGATGTTGAGAACAGCAGTGTCAGCGAGCTGGGCTCTGGCCAGAATGACTCCATTAAGACTCTTGATGATGCTGAAAATGCAGAGAGGGGATCCCAGGCTTCAGAGGATATAG GAGAGAAATCCAATGGTGACAGAAGTGATTCTCCAGGTGCAGGGAAGGGCACACCAGGCTCGACACGGATGCTCACCAGATTGAGAAATCCAGATAGCAAACTGAGCCAGATGAAAAGCCAGCAggttgctgctgcagcaaatgAAGCAAACAAGTTATATAAAGAAACCAGAGAG gTTCTGGTGGTCAACTCTCAAGGCGAAGTGTCCCGAGTGAGCACCAAGAAGGACGTTGTGATTAAAGGAAATATCAACAACTATTTCAaactggggcaggaggggaagtACCGTGTGTATCACAATCAGTATGCCACCAATTCCTTTGCTCTGAAcaagcaccagcacagggaggaccACGACAAGAGGCGACACCTCTCACACAAATTCTGCCTGACCCCAGCTGGAGAGTTCAAGTGGAATGGTTCTGTGCATGGCTCCAAAGTTCTCACCATATCCACCCTGAGGCTGACCATTATTCAGCTAGAAAATAATATCCCAGCATCCTTCCTTCACCCTAATTGGGCTTCCCACAG GTCTAACTGGATTAAGGCTGTTCAGATGTGCAGCAAACCCAGAGAATTTGCACTAGCACTGGCTATTTTGGAGTGTGCAATCAAACCAGTTGTCATGCTGCCCATCTGGCGGGAATCCTTGGGGCATACGAg ATTACGCAGAATGACAGCAatagaaagagaagaaaaggagaaagtgaaaaaaaaagagagaaaacaagaagaagaagaaacaatGCAGCAAGCTACATGGGTGAAATACACATTTCCTGTCAAACACCAG gtttggaaacaaaaaggagaGGAATATAGAGTAACAGGATatggaggctggagctggattAGTAAAACCCATGTCCACAGGTTTATGCCCAAACTGCCAGGAAATACTAATGCAAATTACAGAAAATTGCTATCAA CAAAGAGCGAAGATGAAAAATGCAACTTGGATAAACGAAAAGGTACAGCTAAGGTAAAAccagagagagacagagcaaAGGATTCTCGAGATCTGCAAGCAAAAGACAAAGCAGATGTTTCAGAAACCTTGGAGAAAGTAcaagtaaaagaagaaaagttgcGTGAAGACAAATTAGAAGTTGACACAGTTTCTGAAAACTTAGGTCATGCAAAAGACACAG TGGAAAAAGACATGGATGGTGAAAATGATAAAGTCATCAAAGAAGAACCTATGGATGTGGATGATGTGAAAATTGAATCCTCCATAAAAGATGAGGAAAGTCATTGTAAGCGGGATATAATCAATGTCAGTGAGGGATTTCATTTAAGGACTTGCTACAAAAGGAAAGTAAAATCATCAAAATTAGATGGACTCCTGGAGCGGCGAATCAAGCAGTTTACGCTGGAGGAAAAACAGCGTCTAGAAAAGATGAGGCTGGAGGCTGGTGCTAAAACTGGGGGTATTCGGTCTGTGAGCCCCCAGAAAAACACAGATGAGCTACAAGCCAGGAATGGGAAAGAAGGAAGCCAGTTTGGCTCTCCTTCCCAGGATCAAAGCTACATCTCAGACAAGACCCAAGCTGAAGATGCAGAACAGGACTGTTTGCCCATCAGCAGCATTTCCTCTACCAAAACTGGGGATGAAGATGAATCATTTTTGCCTTTGTCAAACAGGCTCTCAAAAgaggggcagctgctggatgAGAACTCCCCTCAATCCTCTGAAGGAGACAGCTCTGTTCAGAATGATGGCAGAGAAAACAACCCTGCGCCTTCGACTGCTGATAAGTGTCAAGGACAAGAGGCTCTTGGAGAGTCTGAGAGCTCCTTAGTGGATGGCTTGAAACAAACCAGTGCAGAAGGCAGAATCAAATGGGATGGTTcagaaacaactgaaaaatCCTTGAAACAAAAGCTACCTATTACCAGAGTTTCTCAGCGAGAACTTGAAAACTTAGGGCCAGTGGTACCTGAGAGCAGCTGTAGAAGAGATGCTGTGGGCACTCTTGAAAAATCAGACTCAGAAGGGAATTCTGAACAGCAAAGCAAAGATCCAGAAAACAACTGTATGATAAAAAGCCATATGGAAACCATGTCCTCTCAAGAAAGTGAAATGGAGGAAGAAATTGCTCCCGTAAAGACTGAAAGTAAATCTGAAAAGATGATATTTCACCAAAAATCAGCTAATAAAGATCTAGAACCATTTAAAACAGGGCTGATTTCTGAAAGAAACCTTGAAAGTCAAAGTCTGGAACACATGGATGGGGAAAATGATAACAAAGATATACTGAGCTCTAAACTGACAGAGGCTAATGGTCGAAAGAAAGGTCAGGAACTGAAAGTGGAGACAGGTACCATGAACAAATATCTTGATCAGACAAATGTAAATACTATTACTGACAAAAAGAATAATATAGATGAAGAAactgagacagaaaaagaaaaatcatcatttcaAATGAATGGAAAAGACAATGACATTAAAGCATTATCACATGATGACTGCTTAGTGAAAAATGCCTGTGAAGCTAAGGCAGGGGGTGATATTGAACCAAAagttaataatattaataaagcCATTCCAgaacatgaaataaaaccacTGACTTTTAAAGAATCTTCAGTAAAACCATTCATGAATGGTGACATCATGGGAGAGGACACAAAGGATAAAAATAATGTGGACTCAAAGTCACATCTGCAGAGTTCACCTGAGTCTGAGTCTGGAGAGAGTCCAGCAGATGAAGTGCCCAAGTGTATGCAGAAAAGTGAAGAAAACCAGCTTTCTCCTGAGAGATCTGCCAGTGTGggctctgcttccctgccaaCACAGCCTGTCTGTAAAGAAAATAACCTGAACAGTGAAACAGAATCTATGGAAACTGAAGCAAGTGAGGAGAAGAAAGTTGCTCCATCTCCTGTAACCTCATGTGAGGAATCCAGCTTGAGCAGTCACTTTGCTGACCAGAATGGGGTACAGGcatataaaatggaaaatattaatggagaaagtaaaatgaaaactgtTATTACTGAAGTGACTACCACAACCTCAACTGTGTCCACAGAGTCCAAAACGGTGTTTAAGGTTGCAGAGACTGGAGCTGCCAGTGATGAGAGGACCACAGTTGTTTCCTCTACAGAAAACTGTGCCATCTCCACtgtcaccaccaccaccactgtcACCAAGCTCACCACTCCAGCCTCAGAGAGTAACTCTGATGTCATCTCTGTCCAGGAGCACAGTAAAACAGTGGTTACAACCACAGTCACCGACTCACTGACCACCCCAGAAGGCACATTGGTGACTTCCATGACTGTCAGCAAAGAATAttccacaaaagacaaagtgaaGTTAATGAAATTCACAAGACCCAAAAAAACTCGTTCTGGAACTGCCTTGCCATCTTACAGGAAATTTGTTAccaaaagcagtaaaaaaagcATCTTTGTTTTACCCAATGATGACTTAAAAAAGCTagccaggagaggagggatCAGAGAGGTTCCTTATTTCAATTACAATGCAAAGCCTGCCTTGGATATCTGGCCATATCCATCCCCAAGACCAACATTTGGGATCACTTGGAG GTACCGACTCCAAACAGTCAAATCATTGGCTGGAGTGAGCCTGATGTTGAGGTTATTGTGGGCTTGTCTCAAGTGGGATGATATGGCAGCAAAAGCTCCCCCTGGGGGAGGAACCACAAGGACAG AAACAACTGAAACTGAAATTACAACAACAGAAATAATCAAGCGGAGAGATGTTGGGCCGTATGGGATCCGCTCAGAGTACTGTATAAGGAAAGTCATTTGTCCCATCGGTGTACCAGAGGCTCCAaaag AAACTCCAACACCCCAGAGGAAGGGACTGCGATCAAGTGCCCTCAGGCCAAAAAGGCCAGAAACACCCAAGCAAACAGGCCCTGTTATAATGGAAACTTGGGTCGCAGAGGAGGAGTTGGAACTGTGGGAGATCAGGGCATTTGCTGAAAG ggtggagaaggaaaaggcacaGGCAGTTGAACAACAGGCTAAGGTTAGTGAACAGAAGAAGGCAGAGGAGTTCAAGGCCCAATTGGAGGCTCAGCTAAAACACCAACGTTTGGCTGCCCAGCAG AAAcggctggagcagcagaagcagatcCCTGCAGGAGGTGTGgtccctgcagccaccacagccagcagcactgcagccacagtCTCCACACCCCAGAAAGTCGTGGTGGGCCCTCTGAcaggccctgtccccacaggaacCAAAGTAGTGCTCACCACTAAAGTGGGGTCTCCAGCTACAGTAACATTCCAACAGAACAAGAATTTCCATCAAACTTTTGCTACTTGGGTTAAGCAAGGCCAGTCTTCAACAG gTGTGGTTCAAGTTCAGCAAAAGGTATTGGGTATCATTCCATCAACTACAGGTGCAAGTCAAACCTTTACTTCATTCCAGCCAAGGACAGCAACTGTAACCATTAGGCCAAACACCACAGGGACGTTAGGAACGACAAGCACTTCACAA GTGGTGCAGGGGACGCCGCTGCGCCCCGGGATGACGGTGATCCGGACCCCGCTGCAGCAGTCCACCCTTGGCAAGGCCATCATTCGAACACCTGTAGTGGTGCAACAAGGTATTCTGCCAGCCA GTCAGACACAGCAAGTGGTGACTCAGATAATCAGGGGTCAGCCTGTCTCAACAGCAGTTTCTAGTACCAGCACAGCTTCTTCCAGCACTGGGCAGAAAACCATCACAAGTTCTGGGACAGCCCCTCAACAAGTTCAGCCACAGACCCCAGCACCACCCCCTCgccctcagcagggccaggtgAAGCTGACAATGGCCCAGCTCACCCAGCTCACACAGGGGCAG gGTGGCAGTCAAGGCTTAACTGTGGTAATTCAGGGACAAGGTCAAACTACTGGTCAGTTACAATTAATCCCTCAGGGTGTGACTGTAATACCTGGTCCAGGACAGCAGCTTATGCAAGCAGCTATGCCAAATGGTACAATTCAGAGATTTCTGTTCACCCCACTACCAGCAGCTGCTACTACAGCTAGCACAACTACAACCACCGTTTCTACTTCCACCTCGG CTGCAGGGGAAGCCAAGCCGGCTCTGCAGGCGCCTCCAGCACCGGCCGTGCCTgcggggcaggggcagccccagggccagcccaCGGCCCAGCCCGCGGGGCCTCAGCCCCAGGGCGCCCAGGCCGAGGCCCAGAGCCAGCCCGAGGCTCCCGGGGACTCTGCGGCCCCTCCCGAAGCTCAGCCCTCCAAGTCTCCGGCTCAgtctccagcccaggctccGGGGCTCTCTCCAGCACCAGGCCCGATGCAGCCCCCGCCCGCGGGGCTGGCCCCAGGCCAGGCCCAGGCTCAGCATCCAGCTCAG GTGGTTATGAAGCAGAATGCTGTCATAGAACATTTGAAACAGAAGAAGACACTGACTCCAgctgaaagggaagaaaatcagaG AATGATTGTGTGCAACCAAGTGATGAAATATATTCTGGATAAGAtagacaaagaagaaaaacaggcaGCTAAGAAACGGAAGCGAGAAGAGAGTGTGGAGCAGAAGCGGAGCAAACAGAACGCGACCaagctctcagctctgcttttcaagcataaggagcagctgaaagctgaaatactgaaaaaaagagcCCTTCTGGACAAAGATCTGCAGATTGAAGTGCAG GAGGAGCTAAAGAAAGACTTGActaaaattaagaaagaaaaagaaagagcccaggcagcagctgctgcagcagcagctgcagctgctgcggccgccgccgctgccccgccACCACcgccaccagtgccaccagcaccgccacagctgccagcagccagtgtcacctcctcctcctccaccactGTCCCCGTGCCAGTCTCCTCCCAGAAGAGGAAACgagaggaggagaaagattCCTCGGCTTCCAagtccaagaaaaagaaaatgatttCTACTACCTCAAAGGAAACGAAGAAGGACACAAAGCTTTACTGCATCTGTAAAACGCCTTACGACGAGTCCAA GTTCTATATTGGCTGTGATCTTTGTACTAACTGGTATCATGGAGAATGTGTTGGAATCACAGAAAAGGAGGCTAAGAAAATGGATGTGTACATCTGTAATGAGTGTAAACGGGCACAAGAGGGCAGCAGTGAGGAGTTGTACTGTATCTGCAGAACACCTTATGATGAGTCGCA ATTTTACATTGGCTGTGACCGATGCCAGAACTGGTACCACGGGCGCTGCGTGGGCATCCTGCAGAGCGAGGCCGATCTCATCGATGAGTAcgtgtgtccccagtgccagtcCACAGAGGATGCCATGACTGTGCTCAGCCCACTCACAGATAAGGACTATGAAGGCTTGAGGAGGGTCCTGCGCTCCTTGCAG GCTCACAAGATGGCATGGCCATTCCTAGAACCAGTGGATCCCAACGATGCCCCAGATTATTATGGTGTCATCAAAGAACCAATGG